From Eremothecium sinecaudum strain ATCC 58844 chromosome V, complete sequence, a single genomic window includes:
- the BUD23 gene encoding 18S rRNA (guanine1575-N7)-methyltransferase (Syntenic homolog of Ashbya gossypii AAR066W; Syntenic homolog of Saccharomyces cerevisiae YCR047C (BUD23)) translates to MSRPEELAPPEVFYNEVESKKYSSSSRVQHIQAKMTLRALELLNLQDSSFLLDIGCGSGLSGEILTEEGHIWCGMDISPDMLATGLTREVEGDLMLQDIGQGIPFRAGTFDAAISISAIQWLCNADTSYNDPKQRLKRFFNTLYAALKKGGKFVAQFYPKNDEQTEQILGAAKVAGFSGGLVIDDPESKKNKKYYLVLSSGTSREEEQVNLDGVTMNADLLPSRVRKKKERESRKDYILRKKELMKKRGRTVAKDSKFTGRKRKSRF, encoded by the coding sequence ATGTCTCGTCCAGAAGAGCTTGCACCTCCAGAGGTTTTCTACAATGAGGTAGAATCGAAGAAGTACTCCTCTTCTTCGAGAGTACAGCATATCCAGGCAAAAATGACCTTACGTGCTTTAGAGCTTTTAAATCTACAGGATTCATCTTTTTTACTAGATATCGGTTGCGGTTCAGGTCTCAGTGGAGAAATATTAACAGAGGAGGGTCATATTTGGTGCGGGATGGATATATCACCTGATATGCTTGCTACAGGTCTAACTAGAGAGGTAGAAGGAGATCTTATGTTACAAGATATTGGCCAAGGTATACCTTTTAGAGCGGGAACTTTTGACGCTGCAATCAGTATTTCTGCAATCCAGTGGCTATGTAATGCAGATACCTCGTATAATGATCCCAAACAGCGGCTGAAGCGATTTTTTAACACTCTATATGCTGCTTTGAAAAAAGGTGGAAAGTTTGTAGCACAGTTCTATCCAAAAAATGATGAACAAACTGAGCAAATTCTAGGAGCTGCTAAAGTAGCGGGATTTAGCGGTGGTCTGGTGATTGATGATCCTGAATCtaagaagaacaagaagtACTACTTAGTATTGAGCTCTGGAACTTCGAGGGAAGAAGAGCAAGTCAACCTTGATGGTGTAACTATGAATGCTGATTTGTTACCAAGCAGAGTGCgcaagaagaaggagagGGAATCCAGGAAGGATTACATTTTAAGAAAGAAGGaattaatgaagaagagagGTAGAACTGTAGCAAAGGATTCCAAATTCACTGGTAGAAAGAGAAAATCCAGGTTTTAA
- the THR4 gene encoding threonine synthase THR4 (Syntenic homolog of Ashbya gossypii AAR059C; Syntenic homolog of Saccharomyces cerevisiae YCR053W (THR4)) has protein sequence MNLSQVYRSTRSSSEDTMSFEEAVMKGLASDGGLFIPSVIPKVPEATLYEKWSTLSFQELALEIMKLYIPETEIPTDDLKKLVDNSYSTFRNSEITPLVKNVTGSEENLHVLELFHGPTYAFKDVALQFVGNLFEYFLQRSNKGLPDDQRKKITVVGATSGDTGSAAIYGLRGKKDVSVFILYPTGRISPIQEEQMTTVQDNNVQTLSVKGTFDNCQDIVKAIFACESFNQKHNVGAVNSINWARILAQITYYFYSYFRATGGKKGAVKFVVPSGNFGDILAGYYAKKMGLDVERLVIATNENDILDRFLKSGLYERSSDAAATLSPAMDILISSNFERLLWYLAREYVAEGDSQKAGLTVNGWFQQLKTGGRFEVPAEVLEGARKDFDSERVSNAETTSTIKEIYEKSQNPKKYIIDPHTAVGIRATIRHLANSDNKEIHYISLSTAHPAKFADAVNEALSGKDGYSFQKDVLPEELRQLSSLPKRIKLVERPDVELVKDVIEESLKEMNI, from the coding sequence ATGAATTTGTCGCAGGTGTATCGGTCTACCAGGTCCTCTTCAGAGGACACAATGTCCTTTGAAGAAGCTGTTATGAAAGGTTTGGCAAGTGATGGTGGACTTTTCATCCCCTCAGTTATTCCCAAGGTACCTGAGGCCACGCTATATGAAAAATGGTCTACTTTATCATTTCAGGAGTTAGCCTTGGAGATTATGAAACTTTACATTCCAGAGACTGAAATCCCTACTGAtgatttgaagaagctagTTGACAACTCTTACTCTACTTTCCGTAATAGCGAAATCACTCCATTAGTTAAAAATGTCACTGGCTCTGAAGAAAATCTTCATGTTCTAGAGTTATTCCACGGTCCAACATATGCTTTTAAAGATGTTGCATTGCAATTCGTTGGTAATCTCTTTGAGTACTTTTTACAGCGTTCTAACAAGGGTTTGCCAGACGAtcaaagaaagaaaataaCTGTTGTTGGCGCCACCTCTGGTGATACTGGCTCAGCTGCGATTTATGGTTTGAGGGGGAAGAAGGATGTTTCCGTGTTTATTCTGTACCCTACTGGCCGTATTTCTCCAATCCAAGAAGAGCAGATGACCACTGTTCAAGATAATAATGTGCAAACTTTATCTGTGAAGGGTACTTTTGATAACTGTCAAGATATAGTTAAAGCTATATTTGCTTGTGAGAGTTTCAATCAAAAGCATAATGTAGGTGCTGTTAATTCCATCAATTGGGCGAGAATCTTGGCTCAAATCACCTACTACTTTTATTCTTATTTTAGAGCAACCGGCGGCAAGAAGGGAGCTGTTAAGTTTGTGGTTCCATCAGGAAACTTTGGTGACATTCTTGCTGGATACTATGCTAAGAAAATGGGCTTGGATGTTGAGAGGTTGGTCATTGCTACCAACGAAAACGATATCTTGGACAGGTTCTTAAAATCCGGTTTGTACGAAAGATCCAGTGATGCTGCAGCTACCTTATCCCCTGCTATGGACATTTTAATATCGTCGAACTTTGAAAGGTTACTATGGTATTTAGCTCGCGAATACGTTGCAGAAGGTGATTCCCAAAAGGCAGGTTTAACTGTAAATGGATGGTTCCAACAGTTAAAGACCGGCGGTAGATTTGAAGTTCCAGCGGAAGTTTTAGAAGGTGCAAGGAAGGATTTCGATTCAGAAAGAGTTTCTAATGCTGAAACTACTTCTACTATTAAGGAAATATACGAAAAGTCCCAAAACCCAAAGAAGTATATTATAGACCCCCACACGGCAGTGGGTATTCGTGCTACTATAAGACATTTGGCCAATAGTGATAACAAGGAGATACATTACATTTCTTTGTCAACTGCACACCCCGCAAAGTTTGCTGATGCTGTGAACGAAGCTTTATCTGGTAAGGATGGTTATTCATTCCAGAAGGATGTGCTCCCAGAAGAATTAAGGCAGCTTTCATCTCTTCCAAAGAGGATAAAACTTGTTGAAAGGCCAGATGTTGAGTTGGTCAAGGACGTCATCGAGGAATCATTAAAAGAAATGAATATCTAA
- a CDS encoding sterol O-acyltransferase (Syntenic homolog of Ashbya gossypii AAR065C; Syntenic homolog of Saccharomyces cerevisiae YNR019W (ARE2) and YCR048W (ARE1)) — protein sequence MLDGHCQKYCGMQDIWESKVFKRIWKHNESSNGDRLSLNHDQLGTLRDNKGAAIPNTIGTEKGQLANSPKDDNLTEDHHIQMNQEPLEWYTKALHFKERIRFQKDSGKMRSLLSDIKLGHRGTIMDDFVNYPLRANFTGPRLLASDFSVPSSEITGDVKLNVPAVAEIDDAQRLNLKGYSNNFSGFYVLFWMAISFTVTKVTIKCYLQYGKDIFKAEIVQYMTTDLWRVALFDLAMYLCTYFVFLVQLMCRWGYIKWNRTSSFVTLLYEIAFGATFTYLAEHTMKFKWISRIFLFLHSCVMLMKMHSFAFYNGYLWQIQEELAFSREALNRIKDGDENVDPAVIESLEKSMTFCKFELQSQSEKTPFPSNINIENFFMYTMFPILVYQIEYPRNKNINWLYAIEKAAAIFGLIFIMVIIAQLLVYPVAIRAISLRGLPLLTRAKKWPYLVLDMVPGFIVIYLLVWYLIWDAILNFIAEVTRFGDRYFYGDWWNCVDWTDFARLWNVPVHNFLRRHVYHSTLSAFHVTKTQASLITFVLSSLVHELSMYVIFGRLRFYLFFIQMAQLPLMAFNNSRLLRNRKVLLNILFWLSICTGPSMICTIYLTF from the coding sequence ATGTTGGACGGACACTGTCAAAAATATTGTGGGATGCAGGATATTTGGGAGAGTAAGGTATTTAAGAGGATATGGAAGCATAATGAAAGTTCTAATGGGGACCGCTTATCATTAAACCATGACCAACTTGGAACTTTGAGAGATAATAAAGGCGCTGCTATTCCCAATACAATAGGCACTGAAAAGGGCCAATTAGCTAACAGTCCCAAAGATGACAATCTTACTGAAGATCATCATATACAAATGAATCAGGAGCCTCTGGAGTGGTACACCAAGGCTTTACACTTTAAAGAGCGTATTCGGTTTCAGAAAGATTCCGGTAAAATGAGGTCGCTCTTAAGTGATATAAAACTTGGACACAGGGGTACCATAATGGATGATTTTGTGAATTATCCATTAAGGGCGAATTTTACTGGGCCTCGTTTATTAGCCAGTGATTTTTCTGTACCCTCTAGCGAAATTACAGGGGACGTTAAATTAAACGTACCCGCAGTTGCAGAAATAGATGATGCTCAGCGCCTTAATTTAAAGGGTTACTCAAATAACTTCTCTGGATTTTATGTTCTTTTCTGGATGGCAATATCATTTACCGTTACAAAGGTAACCATTAAATGTTACTTACAGTATGGTAAAGATATATTCAAAGCAGAAATTGTCCAATATATGACTACAGATTTATGGAGGGTTGCATTGTTTGATTTGGCAATGTACCTATGCACCTATTTTGTGTTCCTTGTCCAGCTGATGTGTAGGTGGGGCTACATTAAATGGAATAGAACGTCTTCCTTTGTTACTTTACTGTACGAGATTGCTTTCGGCGCCACGTTTACGTATCTTGCTGAACACACTATGAAATTCAAATGGATATCAAGGATATTTCTCTTCCTACATTCCTGTGTGATGCTAATGAAAATGCATTCCTTTGCATTTTATAATGGTTACTTGTGGCAAATACAGGAAGAACTTGCGTTCTCACGAGAAGCGCTGAACAGGATTAAAGACGGTGATGAGAATGTCGACCCTGCTGTGATTGAGTCGCTAGAAAAAAGTATGACATTCTGTAAATTCGAATTGCAATCTCAATCAGAAAAGACCCCATTTCCCTCTAATATCAACATTGAAAACTTCTTCATGTATACTATGTTCCCCATTTTGGTTTACCAAATCGAATATCCAAGGAATAAGAACATAAATTGGCTATATGCAATTGAAAAAGCAGCCGCAATCTTTGGATTAATTTTTATAATGGTCATCATCGCTCAATTATTAGTATATCCCGTCGCTATAAGGGCAATATCTTTGAGAGGACTTCCTCTGCTGACGCGCGCTAAGAAGTGGCCTTATCTAGTGCTTGATATGGTTCCTGGTTTTATTGTTATATATCTGCTGGTATGGTACTTAATCTGGGACGCTATCCTTAATTTCATTGCCGAAGTCACGAGGTTTGGAGACCGCTACTTCTACGGTGACTGGTGGAACTGCGTCGATTGGACTGACTTTGCTAGGCTATGGAATGTTCCTGTCCACAACTTTTTACGCAGACACGTTTACCACAGTACATTGAGCGCTTTTCACGTCACCAAGACTCAGGCAAGTCTGATCACATTTGTTTTAAGCTCGTTGGTACACGAACTTTCAATGTATGTTATCTTCGGCAGACTGCGATTCTATCTGTTTTTCATTCAGATGGCACAACTACCACTAATGGCTTTCAATAACTCAAGGCTCCTACGAAACCGAAAGGTGCTATTAAATATACTGTTCTGGCTTAGTATTTGTACAGGACCAAGTATGATTTGTACTATTTACCTCACGTTCTAA
- a CDS encoding uncharacterized protein (Syntenic homolog of Ashbya gossypii AAR062C; Syntenic homolog of Saccharomyces cerevisiae YNR021W), which produces MSGILGPLSRGLDAITALNDHYYKLSIDEQKAMSLMQRIQYYNWTFETICVLIFASIYLVFEFGVKYNTKRADKLFEALNWFFLDGLKFARAGFSHKDGSKTRYVKEQNGRWFTTFATGRSSIESIVVKAHYFAWFNPLAMIMERVLAQFFPKLVERDAGEHVKVVIRPNGTWCKDENSPVSAMDDMSKFKFITSIVHKSHMTISREKNYFLSLTHTAESDLLPREYVFMSENNQLNQFFSVYAGRLLSDVLPKCAHFLQFIAFTDLPEERPVTDKLWESTQSPRCVIHCSSISRDSDIELLKELVSIMVEVYDTVTREIVNKESSVFLTQDLLKRSVQLRKTELAKIIRIMEQVEREMAMEKKAEEERKKRQEQRNTLGSDQLSKMDQKMKEKRERRRKNKMAGRM; this is translated from the coding sequence ATGTCGGGGATTCTAGGGCCCTTGTCGAGGGGATTGGATGCAATCACTGCATTGAATGACCATTATTACAAGCTTTCTATCGATGAACAGAAGGCTATGTCTTTAATGCAAAGAATTCAATACTATAACTGGACCTTTGAAACTATTTGCGTTTTAATATTTGCTTCAATATACTTGGTTTTTGAATTTGGTGTGAAGTACAATACTAAAAGGGCGGATAAGCTGTTCGAAGCATTGAATTGGTTCTTTCTGGACGGCTTAAAGTTTGCACGTGCTGGTTTCTCTCATAAGGATGGCTCTAAGACGAGGTATGTTAAGGAGCAAAATGGTAGATGGTTCACTACTTTTGCTACTGGCAGATCATCAATTGAGAGTATTGTTGTTAAGGCTCATTATTTTGCGTGGTTTAACCCTCTGGCCATGATTATGGAACGAGTGCTTGCTCAATTTTTCCCAAAATTGGTTGAGAGGGACGCTGGAGAGCACGTTAAGGTTGTTATAAGGCCAAATGGAACCTGGTGTAAGGACGAAAACTCCCCTGTATCAGCAATGGATGACATGTCGAAGTTTAAATTCATTACGTCCATTGTTCACAAGAGTCATATGACAATTTCCCGGGAAAAGAACTACTTCTTGTCGCTTACTCACACTGCAGAAAGCGATCTATTGCCAAGAGAATACGTTTTTATGTCTGAGAACAACCAGTTGAACCAGTTCTTCAGTGTCTATGCTGGGCGGCTTTTGAGTGACGTTCTACCCAAATGCGCCCACTTTTTGCAGTTCATTGCCTTTACCGACCTGCCTGAGGAAAGGCCTGTTACAGACAAGTTGTGGGAATCTACGCAATCACCACGTTGTGTTATCCATTGTTCCAGTATTAGCCGTGACAGCGACATAGAGCTGTTGAAGGAGCTTGTCTCCATCATGGTTGAAGTCTATGACACTGTCACAAGAGAAATTGTGAATAAGGAGTCTTCAGTGTTCCTCACCCAAGACCTATTGAAACGTTCAGTTCAATTAAGAAAGACCGAACTAGCCAAGATTATCCGCATCATGGAGCAGGTCGAACGTGAAATGGCCATGGAAAAGAAGGCTGAAGAAGAGAGGAAAAAGCGTCAGGAACAAAGAAATACTCTAGGTAGCGATCAGTTGAGTAAGATGGACCAAAAAATGAAGGAAAAGAGGGAACGGAGAAGAAAGAACAAGATGGCTGGGAGGATGTGA
- the RSC6 gene encoding Rsc6p (Syntenic homolog of Ashbya gossypii AAR060C; Syntenic homolog of Saccharomyces cerevisiae YNR023W (SNF12) and YCR052W (RSC6)): protein MNRNPKPQQKPIQQTSPTPITQPTDTYVQPFLKELVPELSSLENLKDAERRIDVYLSRKRIDLHQSITQWTYQKPRDYNDTQYLRIFISTIAENQPWQTSSDDLELGNWTLRIEGRLVNNEAVDSARRPKFSTFLQSIAIDFHNKEATPVEKEEQNNEQVIDKIAESGVSQVQHSPIPSSKKYDIVEWHADPNSPVEFDGLDIKRNGTENVDCTITIQPKGYTGDQLQYSEALASVVGTSRGTVHEAIYSLYKYILLNDLLMPDENANYKSNQNDDKMVVKIDSMIVKLLTSSNVNEPKKYLRLMELPQLVNNHLSPIPPVKLNYTIQVDKASTYGELAFDIEVPSALVNQTDLNGLPPNPLAQQGMMLLTEFNTLSSQLEPQFASLDKRSQLLSLQLNSTANKYQFFNKLSQDPVPMLKDYMKSTVNALKVLSGDDGFDEDTVRRSKFYQENEAVLFENLGVLLSNGRM from the coding sequence ATGAATAGAAATCCCAAACCTCAACAGAAGCCAATTCAGCAGACAAGTCCCACACCAATAACCCAGCCAACAGATACTTATGTCCAACCTTTTCTTAAAGAGTTAGTTCCAGAACTGTCAAGTTTGGAGAACTTAAAGGATGCTGAACGTCGCATAGACGTTTATTTGAGTAGGAAAAGGATTGATTTGCATCAATCAATAACTCAATGGACCTATCAAAAGCCTCGGGACTATAACGATACCCAATATTTGCGAATCTTTATCTCCACTATAGCTGAAAATCAGCCCTGGCAGACAAGTTCCGATGACCTAGAGCTCGGTAACTGGACTCTTCGAATTGAGGGTAGACttgttaataatgaagCAGTTGATTCTGCTAGAAGGCCAAAGTTTAGCACATTTTTGCAAAGCATTGCGATAGATTTCCATAATAAGGAGGCTACTCCTGTGGAGAAGGAAGAACAAAATAATGAGCAAGTCATAGATAAGATAGCGGAGTCAGGCGTTTCGCAGGTGCAGCATTCTCCTATTCCTTCTTCTAAGAAGTACGACATTGTAGAATGGCATGCGGACCCTAATTCCCCTGTGGAGTTTGATGGTCTCGATATAAAGCGAAACGGAACGGAGAATGTCGACTGTACTATTACGATCCAGCCAAAGGGCTACACTGGTGACCAGCTGCAGTACTCTGAAGCTCTTGCTTCTGTTGTTGGTACCTCTAGGGGTACAGTACACGAAGCTATATATTCGCTGTACAAGTACATTCTGTTAAATGACCTGTTGATGCCTGATGAAAATGCCAACTACAAGAGCAATCAAAATGATGACAAGATGGTCGTCAAGATAGACTCAATGATAGTCAAGCTCCTGACATCCAGCAATGTCAATGAGCCTAAAAAATACTTGAGACTAATGGAGCTGCCGCAGCTAGTGAATAACCACCTCAGTCCTATTCCCCCAGTAAAGCTAAACTACACAATCCAAGTAGACAAAGCATCTACTTATGGCGAACTAGCATTCGATATAGAGGTACCATCGGCTCTGGTGAACCAAACCGATCTAAATGGTCTCCCTCCAAACCCTCTAGCACAGCAGGGTATGATGCTACTGACCGAATTCAATACTCTATCTAGCCAACTAGAGCCACAATTCGCTAGCTTGGACAAGAGATCTCAACTGCTTTCGCTCCAGCTAAACTCAACGGCTAACAAATACCAGTTTTTCAACAAGCTTTCACAGGATCCTGTACCAATGTTAAAAGACTACATGAAATCTACTGTCAATGCTCTAAAGGTTTTAAGTGGAGATGACGGATTTGATGAGGATACAGTCAGAAGGTCCAAATTCTACCAGGAGAACGAAGCTGTGTTGTTTGAAAACCTAGGTGTATTGCTATCTAACGGCAGAATGTAA
- the MRPL50 gene encoding mitochondrial 54S ribosomal protein bL9m MRPL50 (Syntenic homolog of Ashbya gossypii AAR061W; Syntenic homolog of Saccharomyces cerevisiae YNR022C (MRPL50)), protein MFKPTISLCSALSKRTKRVKVQILRDFPRLRLFKGEVKDVKPSLMINYLHYENGARYIHKDSDIDNELLAESSKRIKDFTAAEKELEKQMKLKSQADLTMLKQVLTPKEEGKKAEVEKPSVKSSAIDSSVGTDTVKIPGL, encoded by the coding sequence ATGTTTAAGCCTACTATTAGTTTGTGCTCGGCGCTATCAAAGAGAACTAAAAGGGTTAAGGTCCAAATTCTAAGAGATTTTCCTCGCCTTCGGTTATTTAAAGGTGAAGTTAAAGATGTAAAGCCTTCACTAATGATAAACTACTTACATTATGAGAATGGCGCTCGCTATATCCATAAAGATAGCGACATAGACAATGAATTGCTTGCGGAATCGTCCAAACGTATTAAAGATTTTACTGCAGCTGAAAAAGAGCTTGAAAAGCAAATGAAACTAAAGTCACAAGCAGATTTGACAATGCTCAAGCAAGTATTAACTCCAAAGGAGGAGGGGAAGAAGGCAGAGGTAGAAAAGCCTTCTGTGAAGTCATCGGCTATTGATTCCTCCGTCGGTACTGATACTGTTAAGATACCTGGACTTTGA
- the RCF2 gene encoding Rcf2p (Syntenic homolog of Ashbya gossypii AAR068C; Syntenic homolog of Saccharomyces cerevisiae YNR018W (AIM38)): MKILTEEEIKAHHYHTLSGAIKGGVIGLAISGFIFKIVPLKFPKFNPSRMTPSIKTALFISPPTLFASICAEEASNSFDRVMYGTGNSRELIEEHQRWSKLSLSDKILESSNKHKYKIIVGAWAAAMYGSWRVVDRDPIMTKTQKIVQARMYAQGLTVLLLLGSVGLSMYESKRHPETHSLDTSRRWENLIEQAEQQEAAAKLTQRSNDDRIKGKIFK; encoded by the coding sequence ATGAAGATTCTaacagaagaagaaatcaAAGCACACCATTACCATACCCTCTCCGGAGCTATCAAAGGTGGTGTAATCGGTCTTGCTATAAGTGGGTTTATTTTTAAGATTGTTCCATTGAAATTTCCAAAATTTAACCCATCAAGGATGACGCCTTCGATCAAGACAGCACTATTTATCTCTCCTCCTACTCTATTTGCTTCTATTTGCGCGGAGGAAGCGTCAAATAGTTTTGATAGAGTGATGTATGGTACTGGCAATAGCCGTGAACTAATAGAAGAGCACCAAAGATGGTCAAAGTTGTCTTTGTCTGATAAGATCCTAGAAAGTTCTAATAAGCACAAGTATAAGATTATTGTGGGTGCGTGGGCAGCCGCTATGTACGGTTCATGGCGTGTTGTTGATCGTGATCCTATTATGACTAAAACGCAAAAAATTGTGCAGGCAAGAATGTATGCTCAAGGTTTAACGGTGCTATTATTGTTAGGGTCGGTAGGTTTGTCTATGTATGAATCCAAGAGACATCCTGAGACACATAGCTTGGACACTTCCCGCCGCTGGGAAAACCTCATAGAGCAAGCTGAACAGCAAGAAGCTGCCGCCAAGCTGACTCAAAGAAGTAATGATGACAGAATCAAGGGTAAGATTTTCAAGTGA
- the ATP23 gene encoding putative metalloprotease (Syntenic homolog of Ashbya gossypii AAR064W; Syntenic homolog of Saccharomyces cerevisiae YNR020C (ATP23)): MGDDAEIPPSEVLPKIEVPLDPSSVKGFNWWRRTLQYNTGLGLTPEEKLSYEKDYAYVVQNKQCKQCYENRDWLLKYSPTVIFMTQQIAKLNKIQNKEDNLKYDESKIICDACPDWKSGGFNPELGILLCQNRLRNKWHMEDTLAHELVHQFDNLKFEVDWLNLRHHACSEIRASNLSGECRIMQEFKRRGFRFDIGKGHQNCVKRRATLSVMGNPNCKDREHAEKIIDEVWDSCFNDTRPFEEIYR; encoded by the coding sequence ATGGGTGATGATGCTGAGATCCCTCCAAGTGAGGTGCTCCCAAAAATTGAAGTTCCTTTAGATCCTTCCTCTGTTAAAGGATTTAACTGGTGGAGACGTACATTACAATACAACACTGGACTTGGCTTGACACCAGAAGAAAAGCTCAGCTATGAGAAGGATTATGCTTATGTAGTACAAAATAAGCAGTGTAAGCAATGTTACGAAAATCGGGATTGGTTATTGAAGTATTCTCCTACTGTGATATTTATGACACAGCAAATTGCGAAGCTCAATAAGATACAGAATAAAGAAGATAACTTGAAATATGATGAATCGAAGATTATATGTGACGCGTGTCCTGATTGGAAGTCTGGTGGCTTTAACCCTGAGCTAGGGATTTTATTATGTCAGAATAGGTTGCGTAATAAGTGGCATATGGAAGATACATTAGCGCATGAATTAGTGCATCAGTTTGACAATTTGAAATTCGAGGTTGATTGGCTAAACCTGAGGCACCATGCCTGCTCAGAAATCCGGGCATCAAATCTGAGCGGAGAGTGTAGAATAATGCAAGAATTTAAAAGGCGAGGCTTTCGATTTGATATTGGCAAGGGCCATCAAAACTGTGTCAAAAGAAGAGCTACATTGAGTGTTATGGGAAATCCTAATTGTAAAGACAGAGAGCATGCCGAGAAGATTATCGATGAGGTCTGGGATTCCTGTTTCAATGATACAAGGCCATTTGAAGAAATTTATAGGTGA
- the IMG1 gene encoding mitochondrial 54S ribosomal protein bL19m (Syntenic homolog of Ashbya gossypii AAR067W; Syntenic homolog of Saccharomyces cerevisiae YCR046C (IMG1)), with translation MFVGRVLPAFSRAATRGYQIVSRTRKVIPVYPPAEVKPSANVLQRLGEANLKVLDPSGAKRKLLAKSGELHLKAGCIVRVVYDSSKCNYNNILGYVLSVTRRQLIQDASILLRNFHFRTAVETRVPIFSPLVERIDIIRMPDGKRRRNKHYYIRNTKLDVGDLEASMRKR, from the coding sequence ATGTTTGTTGGTAGGGTGTTGCCTGCCTTTTCAAGGGCTGCTACTAGAGGTTATCAGATTGTTAGTAGAACCCGCAAAGTTATTCCTGTTTATCCACCTGCGGAAGTGAAACCTTCTGCTAATGTTCTTCAACGCTTAGGCGAAGCAAACTTGAAGGTGCTAGACCCTAGCGGTGCTAAGAGAAAGCTACTAGCGAAGTCTGGGGAACTTCATTTGAAAGCTGGTTGTATAGTCCGTGTCGTTTACGATTCCTCAAAATGTAACTATAATAATATCCTTGGTTATGTCCTATCCGTGACCCGCAGACAGCTGATACAAGATGCCTCTATATTGTTAAGAAACTTCCATTTTAGAACCGCTGTTGAAACCCGGGTACCTATCTTTTCTCCTCTAGTCGAGAGAATTGATATTATCAGGATGCCCGATGGCAAGAGACGCAGAAATAAGCATTACTACATCAGAAATACGAAATTGGACGTCGGCGATCTAGAGGCAAGCATGAGAAAGAGGTAG
- a CDS encoding uncharacterized protein (Syntenic homolog of Ashbya gossypii AAR063C; Syntenic homolog of Saccharomyces cerevisiae YCR051W), which translates to MNIWVAASDGLVDKVEEFLKQPDLTANSKDENGYTPVHAAASYGHVELLRLLLNKHNGDVNIKDNDGDTPLHHTEDIAVAKVLVEEFGADFSITNEEGKTALQVFEEDYENIQLIQYMKEKSGLPLHQDSLGIDKEQLSQFKDSIRYTLENDPVDDNDPASVARRQRLEQILQGENVEQELESYIRETIRGQFGQSNDDQSSKRRK; encoded by the coding sequence ATGAATATATGGGTAGCCGCAAGTGATGGACTTGTAGATAAGGTCGAGGAATTCCTCAAACAGCCTGACCTTACGGCAAACAGCAAAGACGAAAATGGCTACACTCCCGTACACGCCGCTGCCTCCTATGGTCATGTCGAACTATTGCGTCTACTCCTTAACAAGCATAACGGGGATGTAAACATTAAAGATAATGATGGCGATACACCTCTCCATCATACAGAAGACATTGCTGTTGCCAAAGTCCTTGTAGAAGAGTTCGGTGCAGATTTTTCTATTACCAATGAGGAGGGCAAGACCGCTCTACAGGTATTTGAAGAAGACTATGAAAACATACAGCTTATCCAATACATGAAAGAAAAATCCGGGCTGCCATTGCATCAAGATTCCTTAGGAATTGACAAAGAGCAACTATCGCAGTTCAAAGATAGTATACGATACACTCTTGAAAATGATCCTGTAGATGACAATGATCCAGCTAGTGTAGCTAGAAGACAACGCTTAGAACAAATTTTACAGGGAGAAAATGTAGAACAGGAACTAGAAAGCTATATTCGCGAGACTATCAGAGGTCAATTTGGCCAAAGCAACGATGATCAGTCTTCAAAGAGAAGGAAATAA